From the bacterium genome, one window contains:
- the ftsE gene encoding cell division ATP-binding protein FtsE, whose amino-acid sequence MIAFHNVSMSYNDQKVLEDISFKISPGELVSIVGKSGAGKSTIIKLLIGEERPAKGRVIFGSYEVNKLKPSELPPLRRKVGIVFQDFKLLPTKTAGENVAFALEVEGRDQAEIDELVPQMLDLVGLADKQDHFPHELSGGMKQRVAIARAMIHNPSVIIADEPTGNLDHGNAEEIVNLLMKINELGTTLILATHSRDIINKVKRRVLTLDNGKIIKDDPHGNYIL is encoded by the coding sequence ATGATTGCATTTCACAATGTTTCTATGTCCTACAACGACCAAAAGGTTTTGGAGGATATTAGCTTTAAAATTTCTCCCGGAGAGCTGGTTTCTATTGTAGGAAAATCCGGCGCCGGGAAGTCCACGATTATTAAGCTTCTCATCGGCGAGGAGAGGCCGGCAAAAGGCAGGGTAATTTTTGGTTCTTATGAGGTAAATAAGCTCAAGCCAAGTGAGTTGCCGCCGTTACGCCGTAAAGTGGGGATTGTTTTTCAGGATTTTAAACTTTTGCCTACAAAAACTGCCGGGGAAAATGTGGCCTTTGCTCTAGAGGTTGAAGGGCGTGACCAGGCGGAAATTGATGAATTAGTTCCTCAAATGTTGGATTTGGTTGGCCTAGCCGACAAGCAGGATCATTTTCCGCACGAACTTTCCGGCGGGATGAAGCAACGAGTCGCGATTGCCCGAGCCATGATTCATAATCCGTCGGTCATTATTGCCGACGAGCCGACGGGCAATTTAGATCACGGCAATGCCGAAGAGATCGTCAACTTACTTATGAAAATTAACGAGTTGGGTACGACCCTGATTTTGGCCACCCACAGCCGCGATATCATCAACAAAGTTAAAAGACGGGTGCTCACGCTGGATAATGGTAAAATTATAAAAGACGACCCGCACGGTAATTATATTTTGTAA
- a CDS encoding peptide chain release factor-like protein, whose product MSFKPLTGKYDQGPLHLTVHAGVGGEDAKDWANMLMKMYIKYAVKRGWRVSVTDDNAIEIKGDFVYGTLKNEMGVHRLVRISPFSSKQLRHTSFALVEIVPIFPDLEHKNLTIPPEDLKVEFSRSSGPGGQNVNKRETAVRIVHLPTGLSAGSQQERSQLQNKEKAMALLKSKLMALMVSQQMQKLSDLRVKVKPEWGSQIRSYVLNPYKKVKDHRTDVESHQPDKVLEGDLDKFIEAELELK is encoded by the coding sequence ATGTCTTTTAAACCTCTAACGGGAAAATATGACCAAGGCCCATTACATCTAACCGTTCATGCCGGAGTGGGTGGCGAAGACGCGAAAGATTGGGCGAATATGTTGATGAAAATGTACATCAAATATGCCGTCAAGCGCGGGTGGAGAGTTTCTGTTACCGACGATAACGCGATTGAAATCAAAGGAGATTTTGTTTATGGAACTTTAAAGAATGAAATGGGCGTGCATCGCTTGGTGCGCATTTCGCCGTTTTCTTCAAAGCAACTACGCCACACCTCTTTCGCTTTAGTGGAAATTGTGCCGATTTTTCCCGATTTGGAGCATAAAAATTTAACAATTCCTCCGGAAGATTTGAAAGTAGAATTTTCGCGTTCCAGTGGCCCGGGTGGGCAGAATGTCAATAAAAGAGAAACTGCGGTGCGCATTGTTCATTTGCCTACAGGCTTGAGTGCCGGCTCCCAGCAGGAACGCTCCCAGCTGCAAAATAAAGAGAAGGCGATGGCGCTTTTAAAATCTAAATTGATGGCGTTAATGGTGTCCCAGCAGATGCAAAAACTTTCGGATTTACGCGTAAAAGTGAAACCGGAGTGGGGGAGTCAGATTCGCTCATATGTTCTCAATCCTTATAAAAAAGTAAAAGATCATCGCACAGATGTTGAATCTCATCAACCTGATAAAGTGCTGGAAGGCGACCTGGATAAATTTATCGAAGCCGAGTTAGAATTGAAGTAG
- a CDS encoding GIY-YIG nuclease family protein: protein MERYYVYTLLSLLDKKFYTGFTTNLKQRLQQHARGEVQSTKNRRPFKLIHYEYFVEKADAEAREKFLKSGFGRKQMRLALKKTLEKLGIE, encoded by the coding sequence ATGGAACGTTATTACGTATATACATTGCTATCTTTGTTGGATAAGAAATTTTATACCGGCTTCACTACGAATCTAAAACAAAGATTACAGCAACACGCTCGGGGCGAGGTTCAATCCACAAAGAATCGGCGGCCATTTAAACTTATTCATTACGAATACTTTGTAGAAAAAGCAGATGCCGAGGCGAGAGAAAAGTTTCTTAAAAGCGGATTTGGTAGAAAGCAGATGAGGTTAGCATTGAAAAAAACATTGGAGAAGTTAGGCATCGAATAA
- a CDS encoding class F sortase, with product MKSEILSGRSILVGILTGLVLSPALIFYFLQQSPGLPVGMQNQGGSALLIENSAAVSEQEQAGLPMRLKIPRINIDTFVEHVGVTPDGAMDVPKELANAGWFNLGPRPGDIGSAVLAGHYGWKNGKASVFDKLYKLRKGDKLYIEDDKGEIITFVVRESRRYDPKADASGVFNSSDGKAHLNLITCEGDWNKDQKSYSARLVVFTDKE from the coding sequence ATGAAATCGGAAATTTTATCAGGACGTTCGATTTTAGTGGGAATTCTTACCGGGCTCGTTCTTTCTCCGGCGCTTATTTTTTATTTTCTCCAACAGAGCCCCGGCCTGCCGGTTGGTATGCAGAATCAGGGAGGCTCGGCATTACTTATTGAAAATTCCGCCGCTGTCTCGGAGCAAGAGCAGGCGGGGTTGCCGATGCGCCTCAAGATTCCCAGGATCAATATTGATACTTTTGTTGAGCACGTAGGCGTTACACCTGACGGAGCTATGGATGTGCCAAAGGAACTCGCTAACGCAGGCTGGTTTAATTTAGGGCCACGTCCTGGAGATATTGGTAGCGCTGTTCTAGCTGGACACTATGGATGGAAGAATGGGAAGGCATCGGTGTTTGATAAGTTATATAAATTGCGTAAAGGAGATAAATTATACATAGAAGACGACAAAGGGGAGATTATTACTTTTGTGGTGCGTGAAAGCCGAAGATACGATCCGAAGGCGGACGCTTCTGGTGTATTTAACTCAAGTGACGGGAAGGCGCATCTTAATTTAATTACTTGCGAAGGAGACTGGAATAAGGACCAGAAAAGTTATTCTGCTCGGCTAGTCGTATTTACCGACAAAGAATAA
- a CDS encoding ice-binding family protein codes for MTQKFTKSSIIAASVVSSLLGLTGLFMASAAGPAPVDLLTAGNFVILSKTGITNIPTSAITGNLGTSPITGASITGLGCPEVTGTIYTVDAAGPACRVVSPTSLTTAVSDMEAAYTNAAGRTGPTATELGAGNIGGLTIAPGLYKWSTNVTIPTNVTLSGSASDVWIFQISGDLTIASAQQVVLAGGALASNVFWQVGGPTGATLGTTSTFKGTILSAKQVIMQTGAVLNGRALAQTQVTMDGNTVSVPVAPAPAPAPTPTPAPTPTPAPTPTPAPTPTPTPTPAPTPAPTPVVAPVVAPAPAPVVAPVPTPSLPNAGIPPEESDALWNTFMLMGALMLVSTSLVVVLKKRAI; via the coding sequence ATGACCCAAAAGTTTACTAAAAGTTCAATCATAGCCGCATCAGTAGTTTCTTCTCTGCTTGGTCTTACTGGATTGTTTATGGCGTCTGCGGCAGGCCCTGCGCCAGTCGATCTTTTGACGGCGGGAAATTTCGTGATTCTGTCAAAAACAGGGATTACTAATATCCCCACATCTGCCATTACCGGAAATTTGGGAACCAGCCCAATTACTGGCGCATCTATCACCGGATTAGGCTGCCCGGAAGTGACCGGGACTATTTACACAGTTGATGCCGCTGGCCCTGCGTGCAGAGTAGTCAGTCCGACTTCTTTGACTACGGCTGTGAGTGATATGGAAGCCGCATATACCAACGCCGCCGGAAGAACTGGTCCAACCGCGACTGAATTAGGCGCTGGGAATATCGGTGGCTTAACCATCGCCCCAGGACTCTATAAATGGAGCACCAATGTTACGATTCCGACTAACGTTACTCTTTCCGGTAGCGCGAGTGATGTTTGGATATTCCAAATCTCCGGTGATCTCACCATCGCCTCTGCTCAGCAGGTAGTCCTCGCCGGCGGTGCCCTAGCTTCGAATGTCTTCTGGCAGGTTGGCGGTCCTACTGGTGCAACTCTGGGAACGACTTCTACATTCAAGGGAACTATATTGAGCGCAAAGCAGGTCATTATGCAAACTGGCGCAGTATTGAATGGTAGGGCGTTAGCACAAACCCAAGTTACAATGGATGGTAATACTGTTTCGGTTCCGGTTGCCCCAGCGCCAGCCCCGGCCCCAACTCCGACACCTGCTCCGACCCCAACCCCAGCTCCGACACCAACACCTGCTCCGACCCCAACCCCAACGCCAACTCCCGCACCGACACCCGCGCCAACTCCAGTGGTAGCCCCTGTGGTGGCTCCGGCTCCAGCCCCTGTAGTAGCTCCAGTTCCGACACCTAGCCTTCCGAATGCCGGAATTCCCCCTGAAGAGAGTGACGCCCTTTGGAATACTTTTATGCTGATGGGAGCCTTAATGTTAGTTTCGACATCACTTGTCGTAGTTCTTAAAAAACGCGCGATTTAG
- a CDS encoding SurA N-terminal domain-containing protein, whose translation MSLEKYFTTFLLILFVGLGAYYMVHFGYYPVAIVNSSLVTANRFETEYAVAYHYYLRALGSNKDSDPRSRGFKRELRRAVLEDLVDQSLIKNDLVFRVGKDLPEIVENKIMTAQKIDLKTIEETAKMLYGLSLADFKSLVLVPQAQKEILQGRLFLEKKDYEKWLQEAKKNAKVFIVTPEFYWQDMGVKLRD comes from the coding sequence ATGAGCCTAGAGAAATATTTCACAACTTTTTTGTTAATTCTCTTCGTAGGCTTAGGCGCCTATTACATGGTGCATTTTGGTTACTATCCGGTGGCTATTGTGAATAGCTCATTAGTAACCGCTAACCGGTTTGAGACGGAGTATGCGGTCGCTTATCATTATTATTTGCGGGCATTGGGGAGTAATAAAGACTCTGATCCGCGAAGCCGAGGTTTCAAAAGAGAGTTACGGAGGGCAGTCTTAGAAGACTTGGTTGACCAGTCGTTAATTAAAAATGACTTGGTGTTTCGGGTTGGGAAAGATCTTCCGGAAATTGTAGAAAATAAAATTATGACCGCGCAGAAGATTGACCTGAAAACTATTGAGGAAACTGCCAAAATGCTTTACGGTTTAAGCCTGGCCGATTTCAAATCTTTGGTTTTGGTGCCTCAAGCGCAGAAAGAAATTTTGCAGGGACGGTTATTTTTAGAGAAAAAAGATTATGAAAAGTGGTTGCAGGAAGCTAAGAAAAACGCTAAAGTCTTTATCGTTACGCCGGAATTTTATTGGCAGGATATGGGCGTGAAATTGCGGGATTAG
- the lepA gene encoding translation elongation factor 4, whose translation MTENIRNFVITAHIDHGKSTLADRLLEVTGTVAKRLMQAQYLDSMDLERERGITIKMAPVRMNYLLDGKQYVLNLIDTPGHSDFAYEVSRALTAVEGAVLLVDATQGIQAQTLANYENAKRANLKIIGAVNKVDVAEQEQVQNAILDLAELIGVGAEEILKVSGKTGEGVEQLLEAVVRLVPPPRKSEIPVGRALVFDSLYDEHKGVVAFIRVFDGSFQGNQDIRLIATNTTAKAKEIGYFTPKMKPSGILETGETGYIATGIKDPGKLKIGDTLVGGDASPLVGYTEPKPVVFVSFYPEEGDKYDELKQALGKLRLTDAALTFEADSSEFLGRGFKGGFLGKLHFEITSERLEREFKIPTVHSFPSVAYKVDGRLITNPKDFPNDYGAAEEPMTKIEIVTPPQYLGAVMQLKEVYRITNITTETLKNKMLVRASLPLSDLIRDLDDQLKSVSHGFASFYYELAGYEKSEVAKLEIAVAERVVPGLTRILPKKDLEKESRSTVEKLKELLPKQQFSQSLQAISAGRIIARETISAIKKDLGNFGKNGGDITRKMKLWKKQDRGKERLKERGESSQIKISANVFKELLKK comes from the coding sequence ATGACTGAAAACATCCGAAATTTCGTGATTACCGCTCACATCGACCACGGCAAATCTACCTTAGCTGACCGGCTTTTGGAGGTGACCGGAACGGTAGCAAAAAGGCTGATGCAGGCGCAGTATTTGGATTCCATGGACTTGGAGCGCGAGCGTGGTATTACGATTAAAATGGCTCCGGTTCGGATGAATTATCTATTAGACGGAAAGCAGTATGTTTTGAATTTAATCGACACTCCCGGTCATTCCGATTTTGCCTATGAAGTTTCCCGTGCTCTGACTGCAGTAGAGGGAGCGGTGCTATTGGTTGACGCAACACAGGGGATTCAGGCGCAAACTCTGGCAAATTATGAGAATGCGAAGCGGGCGAATTTAAAAATTATCGGAGCGGTAAATAAGGTGGACGTGGCAGAGCAAGAGCAAGTGCAGAATGCGATTTTAGATTTGGCGGAATTGATTGGCGTTGGCGCCGAAGAAATTTTGAAGGTTTCCGGAAAGACAGGCGAGGGAGTAGAGCAACTTTTGGAAGCCGTGGTCAGGTTAGTTCCTCCTCCGCGCAAATCAGAGATTCCGGTCGGCCGGGCTTTGGTTTTTGATTCTCTATACGACGAGCACAAAGGAGTAGTGGCTTTCATCCGGGTTTTTGACGGCAGTTTTCAGGGCAATCAAGATATCCGTCTAATCGCCACCAATACTACTGCTAAAGCCAAAGAAATCGGATATTTCACTCCAAAAATGAAGCCGTCCGGTATTTTAGAGACAGGAGAGACGGGCTATATCGCAACCGGCATCAAGGATCCGGGGAAATTGAAGATTGGTGATACTTTAGTTGGCGGCGATGCCTCTCCGTTAGTCGGCTATACAGAGCCGAAGCCAGTGGTTTTCGTGTCATTTTATCCGGAGGAAGGGGATAAATATGATGAACTGAAGCAGGCACTTGGAAAGTTGAGGCTGACCGATGCCGCCCTGACTTTTGAGGCGGACTCCAGCGAATTTTTAGGCAGAGGATTCAAGGGCGGATTTTTAGGCAAACTCCATTTTGAAATTACATCCGAGCGGCTGGAAAGAGAATTTAAAATTCCCACCGTGCACAGCTTTCCGTCGGTGGCCTACAAGGTGGACGGAAGATTAATCACTAATCCGAAAGATTTCCCCAATGATTACGGCGCAGCCGAAGAGCCGATGACTAAAATAGAGATAGTCACGCCGCCGCAGTATTTGGGGGCAGTTATGCAACTAAAAGAGGTCTATCGGATTACCAATATCACCACCGAAACTTTGAAGAATAAAATGTTGGTGCGCGCCAGTTTGCCGCTGTCTGACTTAATTCGCGATTTAGATGATCAATTGAAGTCAGTTTCTCATGGTTTTGCGTCCTTTTATTATGAATTGGCGGGTTATGAAAAATCGGAAGTGGCTAAATTGGAAATTGCCGTGGCGGAGCGGGTTGTGCCGGGATTAACAAGGATTTTACCGAAGAAAGATTTGGAAAAAGAATCCCGCTCGACAGTGGAAAAACTGAAAGAGCTTTTGCCTAAGCAGCAATTTTCTCAATCCTTGCAGGCGATTTCTGCCGGCCGGATTATCGCGCGCGAAACTATTTCTGCAATTAAAAAGGATCTTGGAAATTTTGGAAAAAACGGAGGTGATATAACCCGCAAAATGAAGCTTTGGAAAAAGCAGGATCGGGGCAAAGAGAGGCTGAAGGAAAGAGGGGAGAGCTCGCAAATTAAAATCTCCGCCAACGTTTTTAAGGAATTGTTGAAAAAGTAG
- a CDS encoding nucleoside-diphosphate kinase, whose translation MELKKERTFVAIKPDGIQRSLMGEIISRFERAGLKLVALKMALATPEMIEKHYTVDPNWRVVTGQKTIEAYKKQGKTPPSEDPLKITEVILGNLKRYMSSGPVIAMVWEGVHSVGIVRKLIGGTEPLTSDVGTIRGDFTIDSYVLSDTDGRSVRNLVHASGSTSDAEKEIELWFKKDELVNYRLIQEAIIYDVNLDGILE comes from the coding sequence ATGGAACTCAAAAAAGAAAGAACTTTCGTGGCAATCAAGCCGGATGGCATCCAGCGAAGCTTGATGGGGGAGATTATCAGCCGGTTTGAACGAGCCGGTTTGAAATTAGTAGCGCTGAAAATGGCGCTCGCAACCCCGGAAATGATAGAGAAGCATTACACCGTTGACCCGAATTGGCGCGTGGTTACCGGCCAGAAAACTATTGAGGCTTATAAAAAACAGGGCAAGACTCCGCCCTCCGAAGATCCTTTGAAAATTACCGAGGTCATTTTAGGCAATCTGAAAAGGTATATGTCCTCCGGTCCGGTGATTGCGATGGTTTGGGAGGGCGTGCATTCCGTTGGTATTGTAAGAAAATTGATCGGTGGCACTGAACCGCTGACTTCTGACGTTGGAACCATCCGCGGAGATTTTACTATCGATTCCTATGTTCTTTCTGATACCGACGGCCGCTCCGTTCGCAACTTGGTGCACGCTTCCGGAAGCACTTCCGATGCTGAGAAAGAGATTGAACTGTGGTTCAAAAAAGATGAATTGGTTAACTATCGCTTGATTCAAGAGGCGATTATCTACGACGTGAATTTAGACGGGATCCTAGAGTAA
- a CDS encoding UMP kinase, translating into MIRGKDDSTTIVISVGGSLIYPDQKNGLSEQFLSNLNEFVRRRLGENPDLRLVLVAGGGALARHFQEVVSRVLGHNLSNDNKDWLGINATRLNAQALRAIFEDVAEPRLIKHYEIILDTEKQVAIAAGWKPGWSTDYCAVRAARQYGAQSVINLSNIVQLCDKDPKKFPDAKPISSISWKKFRLMVGSVWIPGMNVPFDPIAAKEAERLKKTVVIMKGDNFANLDAYLDYKDFVGTVIS; encoded by the coding sequence ATGATTCGCGGCAAAGATGATTCCACCACGATTGTGATCTCCGTTGGAGGGAGTTTGATCTATCCTGATCAAAAAAATGGATTAAGCGAGCAATTTCTTTCCAATCTCAATGAGTTCGTTCGTCGACGACTCGGCGAGAACCCGGATCTGCGACTTGTCCTGGTTGCTGGTGGCGGCGCTCTCGCCCGACATTTTCAGGAGGTCGTGAGCCGGGTTCTTGGCCACAACTTGAGCAATGACAACAAAGACTGGCTTGGCATCAACGCCACACGGTTGAATGCGCAGGCCCTGCGAGCGATCTTTGAAGACGTCGCCGAGCCACGCCTGATCAAGCACTATGAGATTATTTTGGACACTGAAAAACAGGTGGCGATTGCGGCCGGTTGGAAGCCGGGTTGGTCCACCGATTACTGCGCGGTGCGTGCCGCGAGGCAATACGGCGCCCAATCGGTGATCAATCTTTCCAACATCGTTCAGCTGTGCGACAAGGATCCGAAGAAGTTCCCGGACGCTAAGCCGATCTCCTCGATTTCATGGAAGAAGTTCCGGCTGATGGTCGGGAGTGTCTGGATTCCCGGGATGAATGTCCCGTTTGATCCGATTGCCGCCAAGGAGGCCGAGCGGTTGAAGAAAACGGTGGTGATCATGAAGGGCGACAACTTCGCCAATTTGGACGCCTACCTGGATTACAAGGACTTCGTCGGCACAGTGATCTCATAA
- the aspS gene encoding aspartate--tRNA ligase: MRTLIADIVNKEGQEVELMGWVAIRRDHGKIMFIDLRDRSGIAQVVFLPKPKELSDVAVTLRSEWVVKITGMVNKRPENMVNPAIATGKVEILATKLEVLNEANTPPIDVTSDGKEIGEEVRMKYRYVDLRRDRMQKNIRNRHEMIRFFRDYLSNENFLEIETPVLSKTTPEGARDYLVPSRLYPGKFYALPQSPQQYKQLLMVSGFERYFQIARCFRDEDTRGDRQPEFTQMDLEMSFVEREDVMNVIEKMVTEMVAKNYPHKKIQESPFPRMSYADAIKNYGSDRPDVRKDNPPTGGDPNLLAFCWVVDFPFFEKTEKGGWTFTHNPFSAPKPEYMESLMKKENLGEILTTQYDIVLNGFEIGGGSIRNHRPEALKKVFEVMGFEEQRILGNFGHMIDALGSGAPPHGGIALGLDRVSMLLENEPSIREVIAFPKSGDARDLMMDAPSDVEDEQLKELHLKVDVKEKKQ; this comes from the coding sequence ATGCGAACTCTAATTGCCGACATAGTAAACAAAGAAGGACAAGAGGTGGAGTTGATGGGTTGGGTGGCTATCCGCCGCGACCATGGGAAAATTATGTTTATCGATTTGCGAGACCGTTCCGGTATTGCGCAGGTGGTGTTTTTGCCGAAACCAAAAGAATTGTCCGATGTGGCGGTGACTTTGCGCTCGGAGTGGGTAGTGAAAATCACCGGAATGGTAAACAAGCGGCCGGAGAATATGGTGAATCCTGCAATCGCCACAGGAAAAGTAGAAATTTTAGCTACCAAGCTGGAGGTTCTCAATGAGGCCAACACGCCGCCGATTGATGTGACTAGCGATGGGAAAGAGATTGGCGAGGAAGTGAGAATGAAATACCGATATGTGGATTTGCGCCGAGACCGGATGCAGAAAAATATCCGCAATCGCCATGAGATGATTCGCTTTTTCCGTGATTATCTTTCCAATGAGAATTTTTTGGAAATCGAAACCCCCGTTCTTTCGAAAACTACTCCCGAGGGCGCTCGTGATTATCTGGTGCCATCCCGTTTGTATCCCGGAAAGTTTTACGCGCTTCCGCAATCGCCCCAGCAATACAAGCAGTTGTTGATGGTTTCCGGTTTTGAGCGTTATTTCCAGATAGCGCGCTGTTTCCGAGATGAAGATACCCGAGGCGACCGCCAGCCGGAGTTTACTCAAATGGACTTGGAGATGAGTTTTGTGGAGCGAGAAGATGTGATGAATGTGATTGAAAAGATGGTGACGGAGATGGTGGCAAAAAACTATCCGCACAAGAAAATTCAGGAATCTCCGTTTCCGAGGATGAGTTATGCCGATGCGATTAAAAATTACGGTAGTGACAGGCCGGATGTCCGGAAAGACAATCCGCCAACTGGCGGAGACCCGAATCTGCTCGCGTTTTGTTGGGTGGTAGACTTTCCATTTTTTGAAAAGACCGAGAAGGGCGGATGGACCTTCACGCACAATCCTTTTTCCGCGCCGAAGCCGGAGTATATGGAGTCGTTGATGAAAAAAGAAAATCTCGGTGAGATTTTGACTACACAATACGACATCGTGCTCAACGGATTTGAAATCGGCGGCGGGAGTATCCGAAATCATCGTCCGGAAGCGTTGAAAAAAGTTTTTGAAGTGATGGGATTTGAGGAACAGAGGATTCTCGGCAATTTTGGGCACATGATTGACGCTTTGGGCAGTGGCGCTCCGCCACATGGCGGAATCGCTTTGGGTTTGGATAGGGTATCTATGCTTTTAGAAAACGAACCGAGCATTCGCGAAGTAATTGCCTTTCCGAAATCGGGCGACGCCCGCGATTTGATGATGGATGCCCCGAGCGATGTCGAAGATGAACAGCTCAAAGAATTGCATTTGAAGGTTGACGTGAAAGAAAAGAAGCAGTAA
- a CDS encoding MBL fold metallo-hydrolase — MNKTNNLFMKKVVYVTFLILVAGNIFVARGIFAEMRPKNLALYFLDVGQGDGELIDFGDVQILVDGGKDPKVLSELGRVLTPTDRYIDLVIATHPDLDHFGGLIDVLKTYEVGAVITTGRRGVADAYSDFERVIVEKKIPEIKVFAGDEIKFEDAVIKILWPTAIAAQGKKVNESGIVFMLEKDGPPGRAGLRALYTADIGFETEEILARKYDLDAHILKVGHHGSRFSSEADFLKEVSPAVSVIEVGKNSYGHPTPSALGRLASVGSQIFRTDQSGTVKVIFDGDRLKIYD, encoded by the coding sequence ATGAATAAAACGAATAATTTGTTTATGAAAAAAGTGGTGTATGTGACATTCCTGATATTAGTGGCAGGGAATATTTTTGTGGCACGGGGGATTTTCGCGGAAATGAGGCCGAAAAATCTGGCGTTGTATTTTTTGGATGTGGGGCAAGGGGATGGGGAGCTGATAGATTTCGGCGATGTGCAAATTTTAGTAGACGGTGGAAAGGATCCGAAGGTTTTGAGTGAGTTGGGCAGGGTACTTACTCCGACCGATCGCTATATTGATTTAGTGATAGCCACCCATCCCGATTTAGACCATTTTGGGGGTCTGATTGATGTGCTGAAGACTTACGAAGTCGGAGCGGTAATTACTACGGGGCGGAGAGGTGTGGCGGATGCTTATTCGGATTTTGAAAGAGTGATTGTGGAAAAGAAAATTCCGGAGATAAAAGTGTTTGCCGGAGATGAAATAAAATTTGAAGACGCGGTAATTAAAATCCTTTGGCCCACGGCAATCGCGGCGCAGGGGAAGAAGGTGAATGAATCGGGGATAGTGTTTATGCTGGAAAAGGACGGCCCGCCAGGGCGGGCAGGCCTGCGGGCGCTTTATACCGCAGATATCGGCTTTGAGACGGAGGAGATATTGGCGAGAAAATATGATTTAGATGCGCATATTTTGAAAGTTGGGCATCACGGTTCCAGATTTTCCAGTGAAGCGGATTTTTTGAAAGAGGTAAGTCCGGCGGTTTCGGTGATTGAAGTCGGCAAGAACAGCTATGGCCACCCTACGCCCTCGGCTCTGGGTCGTTTAGCTTCAGTGGGTTCGCAAATATTTCGTACCGACCAAAGCGGCACGGTAAAAGTGATTTTTGACGGCGACCGATTAAAAATATACGATTAA